The following nucleotide sequence is from Pleurodeles waltl isolate 20211129_DDA chromosome 8, aPleWal1.hap1.20221129, whole genome shotgun sequence.
TATCTTCACGAGTTCGTAAGCAGTTTGTACTGTGCTGTACACATTTATACTCTGCATTGCTATATTCCGTGAACATTGCGATGAAATAGCGCTGGAAGATGTAATGAATACAAAACATAGCAAAATCCTGTTTGCTAATAAAGTGTAGTGAAATCCAGGAGGATTTGCTGTTCTAGGTCTCCATAAAATGTTATTGATTTGCCTTCATCTCATTTCACTTGGTGCACCTCTGCTGAACTCTCGCAGAATGTTAAATGAGGCTCGGCCAAGAGCGCCATGTCTTTCCAGCTTGCCTCCTTTGCCTCTGCAGTGCTTATCTGGCTTGTCTGAGGTTTATGTGTTTGCGGACTGCGGCAATCCTTGATGACACTGTAATCTTTTAAAAGCATGAATGTATTTACACCTCAACTTCTGCATGTTTGGGGCTAATAAATGGATTTTGTGTGCTCAGTTTAAACACAGAGATAGGGTTTTTGTACTTCGAAAGGAATTACAATAACGATACCAACATGTTACATCTAAATAAAAGATAATAGAAGAAGAGGACTGTCAATATTATAATTCATATTGCGCAGTTAGCGCGAGGATAATCACCATATTGAGGAATGCTGGGATTTAATTTTCATAAACGAGGGCTTGATCACTTATATACTTAGATGTTTTGTATGGCCTGGGGAATAAGTTCGTTAGGTGGGGCTGGTAGATCTCCTCTGCGATTCAAGTTTATGTTTTCATTGGTCATAGGCTGAAATGACGAATAGTTAAAAtgttgaagaaaaaaataataaatacacaacGCGtgggacaatttaaaaaaaatatatatatttttaaaggttttCATCAATGAGAGAAACCCCAGTTGCTCTTGTTTTAAATTTGTCAACCCGAGATTTAACTTGGATGTTTTGTATATTTGTAGTTGTTCTATATTAACACCGTTCTCAAACACAATTAGATTTTAAAGTAAAAGTTGCTTTGGGGTGGTTTTCATATTCGACGCattctgcatttttatttttatttttcgtcCTGGTAGCATTTCTTTTTCCTAGTCAGCTGATTTGTGTTCTATTTCCTCAATAAACTGAATGTTATTTGTATATTGATGTATGTTGTCCAGAGCAGACAAAAGCTACAGTGAAAATATGTGCCTTGggtgacacagcaattgagaagaaAAGCTTTGTGGTTTATATGGTTACTAGAAACTTCTCGCTACAGGCGGTATATGATAAACTCTCCCAACAGTATATTGACAGGAAATGAGGCATGGAGCACTTCTGCAAACATAGAAAATAAGCCTGATAGGTCAGTAGCTCTAGATTGGTTACCAGAGACACAACATTCAATACTCCATATGATAATGTATTGCCTGATGTGCATTATGGCTGAGTAGTTTATATCTATCACAGACCCACGTGATACCATAATGAactttcattttaaatattaaatgattTCAGTCTGTTGTGAAAAGAGCAATCCATCACTCTGTGTTAAGTATGCCTCCCAATATAATACAAAACAGCGAGCAATGTTCTCACACAGAGTTCCATGTCTCTATTTGGCCTGGAAAGAAAATGTAAGTTTCAGCAAAGTTTATTTTGATTTCTAtcctattttagatttttttgaagTGGAGGAGTTTAGGAAGGAGGCCCATTCCTGTTTCCTTACAACTGTGGAAACCCAACTTCTTTCTCCATTAATCCACCAATTCCTCTGATTCATCTACTATTTGCCAACACCTTTTGAACCACTAAGACTCCATTCCCGTTTTGAAAAAAACACTGATGCTTGAAAAAAAATAGAGTGCTTTATTGCTTTATTGAGTGTAAAGGAACTTTTCGTTGTTGACTGGCAAGGAAGCAGCGATCCTTCAGCTGGACTGGCCATGAAATAGCAAGAGTTTCATGGgtctaatgcaagcaaggaaaaaggACCACTCACTGTTGGTTGGTTAGTAAAGTGTGGAAATATTCAGGCTGCAGTGGACCCCTTGCCtctgtgagaaacaaaatttagtGTGAATAATTGTATTTTACGTAATCATACTTATATACTAATAATGTGTGAAATAATTTAACCATAAAATAAATGTTAACATAAAAATTGTGCTTTACTTGGTGGTCGCCATCAAGTGAAAGACATGCACATTGAACTAACGTTGTAAtggaaaatattctgtctctttcaGAACATGTTTTCTGcaaaaacaaatgctcaaataatatgagtatttcttgttttttgctgtgcctcaagcagacaaggccacagtaCGAAGTTATCTAACACATGGTGTTCCTAatgttgaaacaattgtatactttCACGTCCGTTGCTTAACAACCTCAATTCATTGaatttgcatatttgtctgtagttCTGTTTCTAACCCATGTATTTTTCTCGAGGAAATGGTGCGGAGAAATGTTTCCATACCTTTGTAACTACTGCCCAGCAACAGTGAATTCGGAAGATGTTAAAACAATGGATCTACAGATTGTAACCAGAGAAGGAAGTGTGCAAGATACATTTAATAAAAGTCTGAATTTCATCaataaaataggagccaatcagtGGCTTACAAATAATTATTGTATCATCTTTATTATAATTTTAATATCTGATGTCTTTATAATTGGATGTTCTTCCTTCGTATGATATTTTCAAACAATGAAAATTGTTTAGTAAGTTTAACTTAATGGTCAGTCTTTTGCCATTAGCTCACTACTTTCCgggtttccagagacttcactttgTATTCTTAGTGTGATCTGTTTCATATTTTGCCAGTCAGTCGACTGACATTcgggtattttattatttttctgagtttattatgtctgttcaatactgaactaatgctctgatggtttagtaatcttatagtccaagggccagatgtaggtagccaaaAATTTGCGAATCAGAAGtagcgactccatgcaaatcgctatttccgactcgtaaaaccaaatgcaataaagacttgcgataccaaattgcgagtcgcagatttGTCGCACCGCATTTTCCGACCTCTATTTTTAGcgatgtcgcaatttgcgagctcGCTAAAAGCGAGCTAGCAatttgcgcgaagggtgtggtccgatgtcgcaaattgggactgcctcgcaaattgcctgcaggtgcaacataacatttgggaaacccacttcctggctcttggtgatgacatcagaaccaggaagttaccaaatagaactgggaggagggaggagcacacccagcccaaactgcagagccacacccagaggAGAGGAGCTGCAgaaaccatggaggagacaggcagtgctggcaggaggagaaaactgacattctcagacaaggagttggagttcctaacggaggagtgctgcctgcaccatgaccaactcttcggcaaggcagcaatgattgtccctgacactcagaagaaaagaatttggctagaaattcaagaaaaaatcaatgccattggggtaagccaccgcaccctagaggaaatccggaaaaggtggtatgaccttcgctccaggaccaaggagagggttgcggagcgcatgagggagatgaggggcaccagaggaggcccatccactgttccaccacctacagccctggaaaccatggtggagacgacactggagccggaggacgtactgggcataggagaagtggacagttcagcacctggaacatccaaaagtgagtaccatgatacatgctttgacacccacaaatgcagtatacacactatcccagtacacaccAGTCTAGCAAattctagaatagtgcattatgggcaatgtagtacagtggttcaaatataggcaaatgtttattatgaggcataaaacagatgtgcgagactgacagtgtatcccctatatcccacaggtctcccacaaggcacccccgtcagcgaacacatgcagggagaggaacatgggccagacccacagcatgaggctgccagtgacacagcagggcccagcaggacgccaccacccatggaaatgccaccagagtccatggaagatcctgcgcaggacatggaggcagcaggggtagcaccagggcccagccccacagagaggcacacacagccagcagcaggagcagtgcgcagacgccggtgcagagtgcagtctgtgcacagggatGATGTCGCAGACGTAGAGTTTGTGGGACTGGAGGCATCATTggtacagggtcagcgcctgcaaaacagacaattgcgaTCAATAAATAGGAACCTtaatagactgcagaccactatgacccatgggatggcaaatgtggacagtcagttccaacACATGAACACACTTCAGGGGAACCTGACACAGGCCATCGAACATTTGGTCACGGAACtcgtggcagacagggcacaggcacggcgcagggagcgcaacactgccgctcggtttgacagacttgcagcatccattgggcgcctgTCTAAAAACACCACCTGCCTGTCACGGCATCTGTCATCTTGCAGGTTAAACTAGGTCATTTCGCAGGGGATGTagcacggggacttggccgcatcagccatgcggtagacataatggagaccaggcaggctgcaaggggcacaggggataccccgcaggacagcgaggaggggtcgaccatcagcagtgtgtctgccaccgattcccgtgtgctgcggagtagcagtgcacggcaggggtcaggggacccaccaggagtgagccatggtggccgcagtaggaggaggctgtgagccaccaaAATGTAATCTTAATAAGGCgcatgcaattaatgtgtctgatatgacttttgacaattcaagactgtggcatacagcacaattctaattttttcatagtttagaaataaaaaggttttgtttgtttgattacacaactgggctatgtgtgtctgacattagtgagtgtggtcatggttgccacgtacctgccaaagtattgggttgcaatgtggttctgtctctgtctgccctcatttgtgaTGCTTCTATCTCCAGTCTGtcgtgtggtagctcttgctcctcatcctccgtgtctgtgtcttcaggggtgagatgtagcccacgtctggtggcaatgttgtgtaggatggcacaggcagcaactatcttgcatgctgtttctggggcatactggagtgcacctccacttttgtggaggcatctgaatcttgcctttaacaagccaaaggtcctctcaactacagttctggtctgccgatgtgcactgttatatcgcctcttgttctgattgccaggtgttaagtacggggtgagtatccatggtctcagggcatatgcactgtcacctgtttgacaaaaaaggcaaatttagcagggcatcaatgggttacacagtgacctgtatgtattgcTTCAGAGTGTAGTTAGCAATACCTaacagatatccgtctccaaactccccacgttctaggcgttggtgtatcccactgtgcctgtatatgtatgagtcatgtgtactccctggatatttagctacaatgtcagtaatgacattatgggcgtcacataccacctggatgtttagtgagtgggtacatttgctATTGCGGAACatttattccagatttgcaggtgggcaaatttgtatatgtgtcccgtccacacaccctattacatggcgGAAGTTGGCaaatctgtagaagtccaacttggtgcttttaatttctgcctcattcctggctaGGTatttatatatctggacatgtgtgtgagtatggcatctaggaaacatctgaagaatcgtgagagtgcactttgggataccccacctgccacagcaatcaccccctgatagctacccttggccaagaggtgcagtgagcatagcacttgcacatgtgtagggatggcgctgctgcgcattgtctgtcgttcaagctgaggattcagtatttcaattatttctaagattacagcactgctcagtctatatttgtcatatatctcctcctcagtttgttgaaatagtgtctgcctgggtcggtatatcctctcctgtctctgcctcctcctcctctgctgggcggcctggactctcctcctccatgctatcacgtacatttcagccattttgagtcacccagatgccttctgggtctccttttatactatggttctggttaccacctgctctgaatcagtggtaatctggatgtgcaaaacgggctttttgcgactagtcgcaatttgcgactggcttttgcacatggtttgcgaattgcaatttgcgacttcctgtttgcgggtcgcaaaatcaggtcgcaatttttgcgagttggtGCTGTGTCGCATTGCTATTTgccattcggaaatgggatttttgcatcccatttcggattttgcgaggtcgcaaatagcgattcgggccatttgcgactagcaagcctttgctacatctggtcctaaatcttttgcatgaagcccaatatgctaatgctaattagtggttagtaaaGTGTTACTCTCATACTCATGAATGATCATTGACTTCTTGtttgttgattcaatgtattcaatttcttttGCTCAGGTTCTATTGCTACTGATTTGTGTATTCTCTATTGAAATAACAATCCTCAATGCATTGATCAAGCTTACTCACCGACTCAATCAGCCtatattgtttctttacatgtatcaattgactttgagaataatatttgtgatcttatcattgttaatattgtattgtattgtattgtaattgtatttatatagtgcctactacccctgacgaggcgtcaacgcgcttttcggtgagtagcacgctactctggaacccaacaagaattagtgatggattagtatggggaaataatgagtacagttttagtattattatgagtcaatttgagccgcggatatgagagtttgttagttagattgactggggtAATGGAGGGGTGGCGGagcaaagaaatccagaagtgtcaattgggagtatatccttcatttactcaacccgaaggcttgggatgagtaaagggggatggaggagggaagagtatgtggaagggttagggagagcatagtagc
It contains:
- the LOC138249543 gene encoding uncharacterized protein, producing the protein MKLQQNLALGSSWLFVLGRQPPAVRSLLFPALFNVNGTLGMNFRREQAETVRKGLNMEGSHPKRNSAYGRRKGKENGAGTGQEALLGNEREERGDSAYALRPWILTPYLTPGNQNKRRYNSAHRQTRTVVERTFGLLKARFRCLHKSGGALQYAPETACKIVAACAILHNIATRRGLHLTPEDTDTEDEEQELPHDRLEIEASQMRADRDRTTLQPNTLAGADPVPMMPPVPQTLRLRHHPCAQTALCTGVCALLLLLAVCASLWGWALVLPLLPPCPAQDLPWTLVAFPWVVASCWALLCHWQPHAVGLAHVPLPACVR